In Toxoplasma gondii ME49 chromosome X, whole genome shotgun sequence, a single genomic region encodes these proteins:
- a CDS encoding bromodomain-containing protein (encoded by transcript TGME49_214240), with protein MGEELKLREQRLDICVEDFREKTVYGSSTLVIEVGSSVSAAIASALATSEGDEGARDLTQKDALSSPPVVLPLQVPAACVVKRVWVDEQETEFSLPSEETRNGRSSLSLLGDDQGGIHFDLLSLRLRTAREAARRDGERQMLVQLPEKTVDKFQARVRQRLRVSIDFKLVNPSFRTSSLYFADHWLSPPQGPHRLYRLLLSSHSASSLPWFPTLPVSAYASPWSPPSPDSQKSRSLNKSKEAPSACARCRWVLSVDVPEGNVAVGPGLLVRRARVCRQRRFGAADDEDETKTAVEKGADLLGEVAGRDGAATEANDREQGARAFASHPKSTRMRFERFLFVVEPPPKRGAQKERLPLAAVANLPLLPPQVSLFAGPLTAVDGNDPAAVAYPVTASSIGLGTQAAETRAKDGGAEDSRDGDEDEGADEKHEDDDGDEELKAEGGDLSGGEDNDSLVSGLQSDMLDVSRRASANACAPPLGGPDGEEGPKALSPLDPTEETPASGEPLRGGQTPGDAEERQGEDGERREEEGREEGSRDATFACSRVPVVTYMTLKGFESLISPTTAAVPLCFSVFSRALSSPSPFSSLLLLFLPIAVEGGVSWALPSSSALDAAGAAESTDEASRGFSEVADTSAADVAAGADLNRGQLPQFHLSRNLLVYPLDLLHAEEQVGTDTSCYTARILIAEGLATAWLDAFTFFWSCGDQKKQIDGSALFLGTVKILVDLFIQANFGLVELKIRRWERLLRYVALVEAGGEEFPLDSTSAFSSLLPSVSVVSSSEPKTPLVPTLEHLYFSEIYHLKSSIALQALDRLLASQSILPHQFFFDFLMRQYIPMLAKKREPPNTERFWKKLLFQVTLRYISHWNRRPANTAGGRQRLRLKEKKKKVWGVAALGLCVEGEDNVVQVNPQDHDALTQVEETLLSFRSAFLSGTGCPQLTLAFVVQLQRKGSSMDFFNFHLDLLSLQPPASLASSLSLPRAVAFQKMKSNFSFFFRAKTSHEEREEGARGRDKDGRRKALAAGVFSKRKETADRNGGEDRHPSFFQADLAGLAAVNLWEAYEICRLRQQSGADLLSAAQESRPLSSWEAVVHRTFFSTLKRPASSSVGASLAVSNISRSFPWDVTQLCEFFSRLVFAFCGVSASPSRREDVKGEGEKKSDSWKTGGQLGMNRGEEHQANSEEDAPQEDQSMNPLLKTRHVKQEDELQHGLQKPCSSSLSSLSSSLSPPLLSSSLSLASSLLVSWLSGVPGASPSQLSPSPALLSSAFSLLLPEARDAASLLLLAPSVSALLYLPQRVFDPVDVVGRDGNFILGFGYSGETPAVFNAGRGGLWAATRAAFKLLQRKAERERAALTPSREGDSALTQTVGGDAEGEDERPLAGAVGKRRRCGDGGDELKLLTNAETAAGDARLDASPSEASGWAEEMTEEKFALACVDSEAVPPTLPVVTTGGLPYWALLLHQREVLSQLRFRLLSHASHSPAPGDGAAASVFSPAFFAASRASDRSLLCPANLGSLLCASVGYEKYWLPAVCIQIVEDDGVRTSIVRLREGVLPLRFALDPRAERGRKKVALRGDRVVHGTSSNKLMMKAADAAAAATDAPAAAAAAASGLSAVEGVAPGGAGACAAGPAGPGAPPAAGGGGGGFTSSDQVRFTGELSASDRGLIEALKRCVVAKHPSLLSLDNRSLVAKVNSKTKLPVLWLRTDPMQVWIGRIRRCQSGSMWEQQLFNDVSISSQLEAASALGRLRPGEDVLGTLSDSGTRVGAGSASPEDSAHAAFLAAGDCLARDAVHALGRALAFHRWHPLLRSRVVYALCFLHNRVRSEQLSVWTSLVSYMHTFHYDNLGDDDRVQHAAARASLLGSEASVLHRSVSPLASPSGDESRVCGDASGVHATASGPATQESGGGFFRIAEVAASTPEMRFLRHFYAAVSLLRDPEGLTRPEAIEMLLQPLVSANIGGSSPDQVSVHQTSRGADKEMKEEETDAAFSSGKEEKPDGHGKSKTRKEEGTVAGKTAAVDLLCFIASVVDCFGNIKCPYTPYPAYAETRHPYFGFLSEGESRSLSLQTPATFAPVHRHETASGGKDESQESSRTDPPAHASPASAPGCKCSDLTFGALFSAFASSRTCENHAFSSDAQWEAFVTRNARGVEAAWLNLWRLFRLDSVPALASPRYAISCAFLRVLSRQPTLRDLARRRFLRVASPSSCKTNFVSHLLSLLGAKSRPESSEATNERDCVRGEEDADDEEGAEEQTPFDFLIFVPLRTHDQYLRENAYSAYELHYAYHDVAVHREAIRAQLLVCCEGALRVYRVPLSSRRGSNPFSTSGEALGHSEHRRQDDAAGVIDRDGSEERWLQMDREIRKQRRNLGGLTEPYTLVSKFVSPEEQAKRAQLGLGIYTAMQCAVEMERLLRPDEARLPITIWEVFLDVLEELRIRNPVLFLPFATHIVELHSGTGLGQNPSESSPSASGLSGSSASATSASFCSGSSGMRPAFCRLLGCLGPCCSPLIPALPLPAPLLFSPSDAAAAASTSVRHQQQVHLQDHAISVALTVSQAASAYLTCYLTSEAQAAATGNRAAFSQKLCYAQNVYAFLFGVDIPFCCHPGAVLLARQAVSPVAQHGCSAESRCGHKSDSAARTHSFSVEGTSPLWSDALRPGAAAGAAAFCLTPPPDDGVRGAMPPEILIRLAGAGELRSVEEEAAAEYDLCLKAGSRQRKMWTFKRKYMDNAQHTAHWVDVAIEAVGALMEMPEAVWFIPDPETTVNEYRAVIQEPMWLKKVQAKLKAGLYKLPYHFKQDVALIFRNARTFNRPEDRPYRDCCVVEQKFNRLWGCINQAFQRAAAKSRRTATDGAHARQSPPVSSSAPGESSSTVSAASYLQSQVYVQPQMSYEQQLLSTLPAAGISVGGMGAQPTAERLEQAARGNATLGAPAAFYESPIDSQGTGPYNGHHEWKAGEGIQAGFMPAMQQAHQPGNRGHME; from the exons ATGGGGGAGGAGCTGAAGCTGCGCGAGCAACGGCTGGATATCTGCGTGGAAGATTTCCGCGAGAAAACGGTTTACGGATCCTCCACTCTCGTAATTGAAGTGgggtcctctgtctctgcggctATTGCGTCTGCTCTTGCGACttctgaaggagacgaaggagcgaGAGACCTCACTCAGAAAGatgctctttcttctccgcctgtcGTCCTGCCTCTCCAG gtTCCGGCCGCATGTGTCGTGAAGCGCGTCTGGGTCGAcgaacaggaaacagagttctctttgccttcagaagaaacgcgcaatggacgctcttctctttctctccttggaGACGACCAAGGCGGCATCCACTTcgaccttctctcgctgcgcctACGAACAGCT AGGGAAGCGGCGAGGCGCGACGGAGAGCGACAGATGCTTGTCCAGcttccagagaaaacggTCGACAAATTCCAGGCTCGCGTTAGACAg AGACTCCGCGTATCAATCGACTTCAAGCTGGTGAATCCGAGTTTCCGAACCTCGTCGCTGTACTTCGCTGACCActggctgtctccgccgcaaGGCCCCCATCGTTTGTATCGGCTGCTGCTCTCCTCGCActcggcgtcttctcttccttggtTCCCCACACTCCCCGTCTCCGCGTACGCGTCTCCGTGGTCGCCGCCGTCTCCCGACTCGCAGAAGTCTCGGTCCTTAAACAAGTCGAAGGAGGCgccgagtgcatgcgcgcgctgCCGGTGGGTCCTCTCCGTCGACGTCCCTGAAGGGAACGTCGCCGTTGGGCCAGGACTGCTCGTgcgacgcgcgcgcgtctgTCGCCAGCGAAGGTTTGGAGCAGccgacgacgaggacgagacgaagaCTGCGGTGGAGAAGGGTGCCGACCTGCTCGGGGAAGTCGCGGGACGAGATGGCGCCGcgacagaagcgaacgaCCGGGAGCAGGGTGCGAGAGCCTTCGCTTCACACCCCAAGTCGACGCGCATGCGCTTCGAGAgattcctcttcgtcgtcgaaCCGCCTCCCAAACGCGGCGCACAGAAGGAACGCCTTCCGCTCGCGGCGGTGGCGAATCTGCCGCTCCTGCCACCGCAGGTATCGCTCTTTGCAGGGCCGCTGACGGCGGTCGACGGGAACGATCCCGCCGCCGTTGCCTATCCGGTCACCGCCTCCTCCATCGGACTGGGGACGCAGGCGGCCGAGACGCGCGCCAAAGACGGCGGCGCAGAAGACTCAcgagacggcgacgaagacgaaggtgcagacgagaagcatgaggacgacgacggagacgaagaactcaAAGCTGAAGGCGGCGACCTCTCGGGTGGCGAAGACAACGACAGTCTCGTCAGCG GACTGCAGAGCGACATGCTTGACGTCTCTCGGCGGGCCTCCGCCAACGCCTGCGCGCCTCCGCTTGGCGGCccagacggcgaagaaggcccgaaggccctgtctcctttggaCCCCACAGAGGAGACCCCTGCCTCCGGGGAACCCCTCAGAGGCGGACAGACtccaggagacgcagaagagcgacagggagaggacggagaaagacgagaggaagaaggacgagaggaaggaagtcGAGACGCGACCTTTGCATGCTCACGCGTCCCAGTGGTGACTTACATGACCTTGAAGGGATTCGAGAGTCTCATCAGTCCTACCACG GCGGCTGTTCCTCTGTGTTtcagcgtcttctctcgcgccttgTCTTCGCCATCtcccttttcgtctctgcttcttctcttcttgcccATCGCCGTCGAGGGCGGCGTGAGTTGGGCgttgccttcctcgtctgctctcgACGCAGCTGGTGCCGCAGAG AGCACAGACGAAGCCTCGCGAGGCTTCTCCGAAGTCGCGGATACTTCCGCAGCGGACGTCGCTGCGGGGGCCGATCTGAACAGAGG GCAACTGCCGCAGTTTCATCTTTCGCGAAACCTTCTCGTCTATCCTCTGGACCTTCTGCATGCTGAGGAACAAGTGGGGACGGACACCAGCTGCTACACTGCTCGCATTTTAATCGCTGAGGGCCTCGCGACTGCCTGGCTCGAcgccttcactttcttctggTCTTGCGGAGACcaaaaaaaacaaatcgACGGAAGTGCTCTCTTCCTGGGGACTGTTAAAATTCTTGTCGACCTCTTCATTCAA GCCAATTTTGGATTGGTGGAGCTGAAGATTCGTCGCTGGGAGCGTCTCCTCCGCTACGTAGCTCTCGTCGAGGCAGGCGGCGAGGAGTTTCCTCTGGATTCgacgtctgcgttttcttctcttttgccttctgtctccgtcgtgtcttcttccgagCCCAAGACTCCACTGGTCCCTACTCTGGAGCACCTGTACTTTTCGGAAATCTATCACTTGAAAAGCAGCATAGCCCTCCAAGCGTTGGACCGCCTGCTGGCCTCCCAGTCAATTCTCCCGCAccagttcttcttcgactttctCATGCGACAGTACATCCCGATGctcgcgaagaaacgcgagccGCCCAACACTGAGCGCTTCTGGAAGAAA CTTCTCTTTCAAGTCACCCTGCGCTACATCAGTCACTGGAACAGGCGTCCTGCGAACACTGCCGGCGGACGCCAGAGACTGCggctgaaggagaagaagaagaaagtgtgGGGAGTTGCTGCTTTGGGCCTCTGCGTCGAGGGTGAAGACAACGTTGTCCAAGTCAATCCGCAG GACCACGATGCACTCACTCAGGTCGAAGAGactctcttgtcttttcgGAGTGCGTTTCTTAGCGGGACCGGCTGTCCCCAGCTGACGCTGGCCTTCGTGGTGCAGCTTCAGAGGAAAGGCTCCTCGATGGACTTCTTCAACTTCCACTTAGATCTGCTGTCGCTTCAGCCGCCCGCGTCGCTCGCGTCCtcactgtctctgccgcgcGCAGTCGCGTTTCAGAAGATGAAGAGCaacttttctttcttcttcagagcgaAGACTTCGCACGAAGagcgggaagaaggcgccaGAGGCCGCGACAAGGATGGCCGCAGAAAGGCTCTCGCAGCGGGCGTCTTCTCCAAACGCAAAGAAACCGCAGACAGAAACGGCGGAGAAGATCGAcacccttctttctttcaaGCGG ATCTGGCAGGTTTAGCAGCCGTGAATCTCTGGGAGGCGTACGAAATTTGCCGTCTCCGGCAGCAGTCCGGCGCAGATCTTCTTTCAGCTGCGCAGGAGTCGAGGCCTCTCTCGAGTTGGGAGGCCGTTGTCCATCgaactttcttctccacgctGAAGCGACCTGCGTCCTCGTCGGTCGGTGCCTCCTTGGCTGTgtcgaatataagccgaagCTTCCCCTGGGACGTCACGCAGTTGTGCGAGTTCTTCTCGAGACTCGTTTTCGCGTTCTGTGgagtctctgcgtcgcccaGCAGGCGGGAAGATGTcaagggagaaggcgagaagaagagcgacagctGGAAGACGGGAGGACAGTTGGGCATGAATCGAGGCGAGGAACATCAAGCGAACAGTGAGGAAGACGCTCCTCAAGAAGACCAGTCTATGAATCCTCTGTTGAAAACGCGTCACGTGAAGCAAGAAGACGAGCTCCAACATGGACTCCAAAAaccttgttcttcttctctttcttctctctcttcttcgctgtctcctcccctgctgtcgtcctctctctcgctggctAGCTCACTTTTGGTGTCCTGGCTTTCCGGCGTTCCCGgggcgtctccttcgcagctgtcgccttctccggctCTTCTGTCGAGCGCGTTTTCGCTACTGTTGCCCGAGGCGCGAGacgcggcgtctctcctgctgctggcgccgtctgtctctgcgctgcTCTATCTGCCGCAGCGCGTCTTCGATCCCGTCGATGTTGTTGGCCGCGACGGTAACTTCATCCTCGGCTTCGGCTACTCCGGCGAGACACCCGCGGTTTTCAACGCAGGCCGAGGCGGTCTGTGGGCCGCAACTCGCGCAGCCTTCAAGCTCCTGCAGCGGAAGGCCGAGCGCGAACGCGCAGCGCTCACGCCGAgtcgagaaggagactctGCGCTCACCCAGACGGTCGGAGGCGAcgcggagggagaagacgagagacccCTCGCGGGTGCGGTGGGGAAGCGCCGTAGATGTGGAGATGGCGGGGACGAGCTCAAGCTACTGACCAACGCAGAGACGGCTGCCGGTGACGCGAGGCTCGACGCGTCACCCTCAGAGGCCTCAGGCTGGGCAGAGGAAATGACTGAAGAAAAATTCGctcttgcatgcgttgacAGCGAAGCAG TTCCTCCGACGTTGCCAGTTGTGACGACCGGCGGTCTGCCTTACTGGGCGCTGTTGCTGCACCAACGCGAAGTCTTGTCTCAGCTTCGCTTCCGCCTGCTCTCTCACGCATCTCACTCGCCAGCGCCGGGAGacggcgccgccgcctctgttttctcgcctgCGTTCTTCGCTGCGTCGCGCGCTTCCGaccgttctcttctctgccccgCAAACTTGggctcgcttctctgcgcctcaGTCGGCTACGAAAAGTACTGGTTGCCTGCAGTCTGCATCCAAATAgtcgaagacgacggagTCCGGACTTCCATCGTGCGTCTCCGGGAAGGCGTCCTCCCTCTTCGGTTCGCTCTCGACCCCAGAGCTGAAAGAGGAAG gaagaagGTGGCTTTGCGCGGAGACCGAGTCGTCCATGGAACCTCGAGCAACAAATTGATGATGAAGGCGGCGGAcgcagcagcggctgcaACCGACGCGCCTGccgccgcggctgctgcggcgtCTGGTCTGAGCGCCGTCGAGGGAGTCGCTccaggaggcgcaggcgccTGTGCGGCCGGACCTGCTGGCCCTGGTGCCCCCCCAGCAGCcggcggaggaggcggaggcttCACGAGCTCAGACCAAGTTCGG TTTACAGGGGAACTGAGCGCGAGCGACAGAGGTCTGATCGAGGCGCTGAAACGCTGCGTGGTGGCCAAGCAtccttcgctgctgtctctggacAACAGGTCGCTGGTCGCGAAAGTGAACAGCAAGACGAAGCTCCCCGTCCTCTGGTTGAGAACAGACCCGATGCAAGTCTGGATAGGCAG AATTCGTCGCTGCCAGAGCGGGAGTATGTGGGAACAGCAGCTGTTCAACGACGTGAGCATTTCCTCGCAGCTGGAAGCGGCCTCGGCGCTCGGACGTCTGCGGCCAGGCGAAGACGTTCTCGGCACTCTCTCCGACTCGGGGACGCGTGTGGGCGCGGGGAGTGCGTCACCCGAAGactcggcgcatgcagcgttcCTCGCCGCCGGAGACTGTCTCGCGCGGGATGCAGTGCACGCGCTCGGCCGCGCTCTCGCGTTCCACAGATGGCACCCTCTGCTGCG GTCGCGGGTGGTCTACgcgctctgcttcctccacAACCGAGTCCGGTCAGAGCAGCTGTCTGTCTGGACGTCTCTTGTGTCCTACATGCACACCTTCCACTACGACAACCTGGGAGAC GATGACCGCGTTCAGCATGCAGCGgcgcgcgcctctctgctggGGAGTGAAGCTTCGGTTCTCCATCGTTCAGTGTCGCCGCTAGCGTCTCCGAGTGGAGACGAGAGCCGCGTTTGTGGAGACGCGTCGGGTGTACACGCGACTGCTTCTGGCCCAGCGACTCAGGAGTCAGGAGGCGGATTCTTTCGCATTGCAGAAGTCGCCGCCTCCACTCCAGAAATGCGGTTCCTGAGGCACTTCTATgctgctgtttctcttctccgggACCCCGAAGGCTT AACGCGTCCCGAAGCGATTGAAATGCTTCTTCAGCCTCTCGTGTCGGCGAACATTGGTGGTTCTTCTCCGGATCAGGTGTCTGTCCACCAGACGTCTCGAGGCGCAGATAAAGAgatgaaggaggaagaaacggacgctgccttctcttccgggaaggaggagaagcctGATGGACACGGTAAAAGCAAGACgcggaaagaggaaggaacagtTGCCGGCAAAACCGCGGCTGTCGAtctcctctgcttcatcGCTTCTGTCGTCGACTGCTTTGGAAACATCAAGTGCCCGTACACCCCTTACCCGGCGTACGCGGAAACGCGACATCCGTACTTCGGCTTTCTTTCCGAGGGGGAGAGCcgctcgctttctctgcagactcCCGCGACTTTTGCGCCGGTGCACCGCCATGAAACAGCGAGCGGAGGCAAAGACGAAAGTCAAGAAAGCTCTCGGACGG ACCCCCCTGCACAtgcgtctcccgcgtctgcGCCGGGATGTAAGTGCAGCGACTTGACGTTCGGTGcccttttctccgcgtttGCGTCGTCGAGGACTTGCGAGAACCATGCCTTCTCTTCCGATGCTCAGTGGGAGGCTTTCGTGACTCGCAACGCAAGAGGCGTCGAAGCAGCTTGGTTGAATTTGTGGCGGCTCTTCCGCCTCGACAGCGTCcccgctctcgcctctccaaGATAT gcgATCAGCTGCGCCTTTCTGCGAGTCCTCAGCCGGCAACCGACTCTGAGAGATCTGGCGAGAAGACGTTTCCTCCGCGTCGCGTCCCCTTCTTCGTGCAAGACGAACTTTGTGTCGCACTTGCTCTCGCTGCTGGGTGCGAAGAGCCGACCGGAATCGTCGGAGGcgacgaacgagagagactgcgtgcgaggagaagaggacgcagacgacgaggaaggcgcggAGGAACAGACGcccttcgacttcctcaTCTTTGTCCCTCTGCGTACCCACGACCAGTACCTGCGAGAGAACGCGTACAGCGCCTACGAGCTGCACTACGCCTACCACGATGTCGCG gttCACCGAGAGGCCATCCGTGCACAGCTCCTGGTCTGCTGCGAGGGCGCCCTCCGCGTGTAtcgcgttcctctttcttcgcggcGAGGAAGCAATCCTTTTTCGACTTCTGGAGAGGCGCTTGGGCACAGCGAACACAGGAGACAAGACGACGCGGCAGGTGTCATTGACAGGGACGGCTCGGAGGAGCGCTGGCTGCAGATGGACAGAGAAATACGAAAGCAAAGACGCAATTTGGGAGGCCTCACCGAACCGTATACCCTCGTCTCTAAGTTTGTTTCACCGGAGGAACAGGCGAAACGCGCGCAA CTCGGCTTGGGCATTTACACGGCGATGCAGTGCGCCGTCGAAATGGAGCGACTTCTCCGCCCCGATGAAGCTCGCCTCCCCATCACCATATGGGAGGTATTCCTCGATGTTCTGGAAG AGCTTCGCATCCGGAATCCGGTGCTTTTCCTTCCGTTTGCCACCCACATTGTGGAGCTGCATTCGGGTACCGGTCTTGGACAGAACCCAAGCGAAAGTAGCCCCTCTGCGAGTGGCCTCTCTGGATCAAGCGCTTCTGCaacttctgcttctttctgtaGCGGCTCCTCTGGAATGCGTCCGGCCTTTTGTCGGCTTCTGGGGTGTCTAGGGCCTTGCTGTTCGCCGCTTATTCCCGCCCTACCGCTGCCGGCGCCTCTGCTCTTTTCGCCTTCAgacgctgctgcagctgcgtcTACTTCTGTGCGCCACCAGCAACAAGTGCATCTGCAGGATCACGCGATTAGTGTAGCACTCACTGTTAGCCAAGCAGCAAGCGCATATTTGACTTGTTACCTCACGAGCGAGGCCCAGGCCGCGGCGACCGGGAACCGCGCAGCCTTCTCTCAGAAGCTGTGTTACGCTCAAAACGTGTACGCCTTTCTGTTTGGTGTAGATATTCCGTTCTGCTGCCATCCGGGTGCAGTGCTCCTCGCCAGACAGGCTGTTTCGCCGGTAGCGCAACACGGGTGTTCTGCCGAGAGCCGCTGCGGGCATAAATCAGACAGCGCTGCACGCACTCATAGCTTTTCTGTAGAAGGCACTTCACCGCTTTGGAGCGACGCACTTCGGCCGGGAGCCGCCGCCGGCGCGGCAGCCTTTTGCTTGACACCTCCTCCCGACGACGGCGTCCGTGGCGCGATGCCTCCTGAAATACTGATTCGTTTGGCCGGCGCTGGCGAGTTGCGGagcgtcgaagaagaggccgcGGCAGAGTACGATCTTTGCCTGAAGGCTGGATCTCGACAACGGAAAATGTGGACTTTTAAGAGAAAGTACATGGATAACGCACAGCACACTGCGCACTGGGTAGATGTGGCCATCGAGGCTGTCGGCGCCCTCATGGAAATGCCCGAGGCCGTCTGGTTCATTCCGGACCCGGAGACGACCGTGAACGAGTATCGGGCGGTCATTCAGGAGCCGATGTGGCTGAAGAAAGTCCAGGCAAAATTGAAGGCCGGGCTGTACAAACTGCCTTATCACTTCAAGCAAGACGTCGCGCTCATTTTCCGGAACGCGCGGACCTTCAATCGACCGGAAGACAGACCCTACCGCGACTGCTGTGTCGTCGAACAAAAGTTCAACCGGCTTTGGGGGTGCATTAACCAGGCTTTTCAACGGGCTGCCGCCAAGTCGCGCAGAACTGCGACAGACGGGGCACATGCCAGGCAGTCTCCGCCGGTATCTTCGAGCGCACCTGGAGAATCTTCCTCGACGGTCAGTGCTGCAAGCTACTTGCAAAGTcaagtgtacgtacagcccCAGATGAGCTATGAACAGCAACTTTTGTCAACACTGCCAGCTGCGGGAATTTCGGTCGGTGGAATGGGGGCGCAGCCGACGGCGGAGCGTCTCGAGCAAGCGGCCAGAGGAAATGCCACGCTTGGTGCGCCGGCTGCCTTCTACGAGTCCCCAATCGATTCTCAGGGAACGGGACCGTATAACGGACATCACGAGTGGAAGGCAGGGGAGGGGATACAGGCTGGGTTCATGCCTGCGATGCAGCAAGCACATCAACCAGGAAACAGAGGGCACATGGAGTAA
- a CDS encoding hypothetical protein (encoded by transcript TGME49_214250~Predicted trans-membrane domain (TMHMM2.0):26-49), with protein MSRAVYAKLWASTAQYTQRRHYAWYQIWSRVIPWSVPWGIFAMWMVFPAMPVEYRQALTFGIWQKPNIGTHGPDPADAKK; from the exons ATGTCCCGCGCGGTCTACGCGAAGCTCTGGGCCAGCACGGCTCAATACACACAACGCAGACATTATGCGTGGTACCAGATCTG GTCGCGCGTGATTCCCTGGTCCGTGCCTTGGGGCATCTTCGCGATGTGGATGGTGTTCCCCGCCATGCCAGTTGAGTATCGTCAGGCGCTGACTTTCGGCATTTGGCAAAAACCGAACATTGGCACTCACGGACCGGATCCTGCCGACGCTAAGAAATAG